One Nicotiana sylvestris chromosome 12, ASM39365v2, whole genome shotgun sequence genomic window carries:
- the LOC138882877 gene encoding secreted RxLR effector protein 161-like, protein MGIIRSLLYLTTSRTNIVFSVELHARFQSIPEESHLKVAKRILRYFKGTQNLVLYYTSGENFNLIGYADTDYAGYLVDRKSTSGMTHFLESCFISWCTRKQNSVALSTAEKEYDAAAS, encoded by the coding sequence atggGAATCATTAGATCTCTACTCTACCTTACTACCAGCAGGACAAACATTGTATTTAGTGTGGAATTACATGCAAGGTTCCAATCAATTCCTGAAGAATCTCATCTAAAGGTTGCTAAGAGAATTCTGAGATATTTTAAGGGCACACAGAACCTGGTTCTGTACTATACTTCAGGTGAAAATTTCAACCTTATTGGTTATGCTGACACTGATTATGCAGGTTATCTGGTGGACAGGAAAAGCACATCTGGAATGACTCATTTCCTTGAATCATGTTTTATCTCATGGTGTACTAGGAAACAAAACTCAGTAGCTCTCTCAACAGCTGAAAAAGAGTATGATGCAGCTGCCTCGTGA